TCGCACCGGGCTGTTTATGTTCAGCGTTAGTCAATGAGTATATAAAAAATAATGGGTGCTGTTTTTTAAATCGGTAATTTCGCATTAGACATCCCCATTGCACTGACTATTGCTATCCCCTCATGAATTCCGACCATCCGGTAAAAAAAGTTCTATTTTCTCTCAAACTCTTAATGGGGCTGCTGATTGCGGCAGTAGGCCTGCTCGTTGTGTTTGTTTGCCTTTCCCTGTTTGGATTGCCTGAGGTTGAGCCCGATGCGCTATTAGTCCCCAAAAAGGGGTATGTAGCTCCGGACTCCAATTTTGTCGGTTTATGGGCTGCTCCGGCCGATTGGCGAATGGCACAGCTTGACCCCGAAGACCGAAAAACCATCAATTACGGCAAAGAACTCATCAGCCACACGGCCGAATATTTAGGGCCAAAAGGGAACGTTAGGCGCATCTCCAACGGGATGAATTGCCAAAACTGCCATTTGCAGAGCGGAACGCAGCCCTGGCGGAATAACTATTTTGCCGTTTAGGCTACTTACCCAAAATTCAGAGAACGCTCCGGAACGGTAGAAGATCAGGTAAAACGAGTCAACTCTCCCATTTTGCCGGCTATGTAAAATACAAGATGCCTTTTGGCGTAATCTACCAAAACCCGCAACTCACCGATGAAGAGGCGTGGGACGTGGCCGCGTTTGTTAATTCCATGCCTCGCCCGACCAAAGACATCCGCAAGGATTGGCCTAATATCGGCGGCAAACCTTTTGACCACCCTTTTGGCCCTTATGCCGATCCATTCTCTGAAAAGCAACATAAATACGGCCCTTACAAGCCCCTTAAGGACTGGATAGAAAAGCACAAAGACGTAAAAAAGACTAAACAGCCTTCATTGGCTTAAATTGTGTTTTAACAGCCTCAACCATCAACAGCCGTTCCTTCTTTCTTTTGTTGGATCGTTGCCAATACATCGTCAAGCTGATTGAAGCGGTTTTCCCATATCTTTCGATATTGGTCCAGCCATTTGTCAATTTCTTTCATTTTCTCAATTTCAAGCGAATAGTAGATCTCCCTGCCCTGATTTTCCTGTTTTACCAGCTCGCACTCTGTGAGAATGCGTAAATGTTTTGACACTGCCTGCCGTGTCGTGTTGAAGTTCTCGGCAATAGCGTTGGGTGTCATTGCCTGCAATGCGATCAGGGCAATAATAGCCCGCCTTGTCGGGTCGGCAATTGCCTGAAAGACGTCTCGTCTCATGTTGTTGTTTTAAATTAGGAAACCAATAGGTTGCAAATTTATAGGCATCTATTCAGCTTCACAATGTTTAATGCAGTTTTTTTAAAGGATATAAGAAAATACGTATTTGGGGGCGGTTAAGCAGGGAGCGCATACGTCTGCGGTGAGGACACCATCGGGGTAAAAAGCGGTCCGCCGGCGATTTTATCGTTCTCCAGTCAAAACTTTTTTCAGGTCGCCTTTTTCTTTTGCCAAAAGAAAAAGAATATAGGGGGCAAACAGGAGAATGCCGATGACCATTGCCATACTTCCTACTGCGATTGATCCCGCAGAAAACTGATTTCTCCACATGATCCACAGGCCTGATAAGGTCAGATAACAACTGAAATCCAGGTTGAACTGTCCGTTCCAGTCGAGGGATTGCAGGTTTGCAATGAATATCGCAAACAGGTTTATCCCTTCGTGTTGAAAGGCCAAAAAAGAGTAAATCAGTACTGAGATTGTTTGAAAGATCAACAATGCTTTAACTACATTCAGCTTTTTCATAATAGGATCAATGGGTTTTGGCGGGCTTCCACAGTGGTCCGACCGCGAGTAAAAATACGAGGAGATTGATAAAGGCATTGGAGGGGTTGCCTGAGAGAACGGAGCCGGCACTGTCGAGGAAAAACCAGGCCAAAATTCCCGCCAAGACGGATTTTCTCACTTCTTCGGGGGCTTTGTCATACGCCCATTTTTGCAGAAACCATATACATACTCCCCAACCGAACAGGAAACCGCCGGTCAGCGCCGATAAAAAACGGGTGGTAGGGGCTTCGTAGTTTTGCACGCCGTCTATGGGCAGGCTCAACAGGTCAAGGGTCCACCTTGCCGGCTCGGAGGTGGGCAACATGGTGCCAAAAAAGAAAACAGGGCCGAAAGAACCCACCACAAAGGCGGTGATTTTCAGGTAGGATTTATGAAATTGCTGCGTCATTACTGCTTTTTTTACAAAGGTAGTGACGCCGTTTTTCCTATGTTAGACGGCAGCGTAC
Above is a window of Runella slithyformis DSM 19594 DNA encoding:
- a CDS encoding ArsR/SmtB family transcription factor, whose product is MRRDVFQAIADPTRRAIIALIALQAMTPNAIAENFNTTRQAVSKHLRILTECELVKQENQGREIYYSLEIEKMKEIDKWLDQYRKIWENRFNQLDDVLATIQQKKEGTAVDG